The following proteins are co-located in the Solanum pennellii chromosome 8, SPENNV200 genome:
- the LOC107027699 gene encoding uncharacterized protein LOC107027699: MQQTFRQLQLSSKSSQSSTHRIFRMVRTRATTAPAATTERQETTEPATGAVARGRTAARGRGRGRGRTSSRGRGRAPSPSDTRAVTPPPTEEVIREGEEGENERVQNEEMPPQPTPEMINQVLAYLSGLSDQGQAPPVVSAPTPPVPEIRHAATMAPRMEASLGIGTFPRLTTGPIMTNDQHELFSKFLKLKPPVFKGAESEDAYDFLVDCHELLHKMGIVERFGVEFYIPRTLRDRKRDEFLSLEQGRMTVNAYEAKFRALSSLTDSGNGNILPRGGRLCDRGGRSETR; the protein is encoded by the exons atgcagcaaacgttCCGTCAACTTCAACTCAGCAGTAAATCAAGCCAGTCTTCGACACACCGGatcttcagg atggttaggaCTAGAGCAACGACCGCACCAGCAGCAACAACGGAAAGACAAGAAACgactgagccagccactggggctgtggCTCGAGGAAGAAcagcggcaagaggccgtggaagaggtcgtgggaggacgtcctctagaggaagaggacgaGCCCCTAGCCCATCTgatactagggcggtgactcctccaccgaccgAGGAGGTgataagagagggtgaggaaggggagaatgaacgAGTGCAAAATGAGGAAatgccaccccaacctaccccagagatgatcaacCAGGTacttgcttatcttagcgggttatccgATCAGGGTCAGGCCCCTCCAGTGGtttctgcaccaacacctcCGGTTCCAGAGATACGACATGCGGCTACtatggctccccgcatggaggCATCATTGGGAATAGGCACATTTCCACGTCTGACTACTGGGCCTATTATGACAaatgatcagcatgaacttttcagtaagttcttgaaattgaaacctccagtctttaaGGGCGCAGAATcagaggatgcctacgattttctggttgattgtcatgagctacTACACaagatgggtatagtagaacggtttggcGTTGAGTTC tatatcccaaGGACTTTGAGAGATAGAAAAAGGGATGAGTTCTTGAGTCTAGAGCAAGGTAGGATGACGGTTAACGCATATGAGGCCAAATTCCGtgcattatccag ccttacagatAGCGGCAACGGCAACATCCTTCCAAGAGGTGGTAGactttgtgatagaggtggaaGGAGTGAaaccagatga